From Coffea arabica cultivar ET-39 chromosome 2e, Coffea Arabica ET-39 HiFi, whole genome shotgun sequence, the proteins below share one genomic window:
- the LOC113729089 gene encoding uncharacterized protein encodes MGQEEQAKHSYIRLLATVRSKGQIALATASCGVAASILPGGRTAHSRFKIPIHEDNDSGCNVNKQSSSARLIKQAKLIIWDKATMAKKYAIECFEKLLRDIMDSDTVFGGKVIVFGGDFRQTLPVVVKGYKEDYISASLVKSYVWNHLEKLRLVANMRAYLDKPFSDFLLSLGNGTLPCFDDSRITLPHYLTIPFVDDL; translated from the coding sequence ATGGGCCAGGAGGAACAGGCAAAACATTCTTATATAAGGTTACTGGCAACTGTGAGGTCTAAAGGCCAAATTGCATTAGCCACAGCATCATGTGGCGTTGCTGCTTCCATTCTTCCAGGAGGACGTACAGCTCACTCTCGATTTAAGATTCCAATTCATGAGGATAATGACAGTGGCTGTAATGTTAACAAACAAAGTAGCAGTGCAAGATTGATCAAGCAAGCCAAACTCATCATCTGGGATAAAGCAACAATGGCCAAAAAATATGCTATTGAGTGCTTTGAGAAGCTACTGAGGGATATAATGGACTCAGATACAGTATTTGGTGGCAAGGTTATCGTATTTGGTGGTGACTTCCGTCAGACATTACCTGTTGTTGTCAAAGGGTACAAAGAAGATTACATTTCTGCCAGCTTGGTAAAATCTTATGTTTGGAACCATCTTGAAAAACTCCGCCTGGTTGCAAACATGCGTGCATATTTAGATAAACCATTTtcagattttcttttgagtCTTGGTAATGGAACTTTGCCTTGCTTTGATGACTCCAGAATAACATTGCCACACTATCTTACAATACCTTTTGTTGATGAtctgtga
- the LOC113729088 gene encoding uncharacterized protein, producing MCLRKNHRRREARASMLDPMVHTKNPAKLRSNNIVSSTPVSLLSENQLSDASENISLSLPVLSEDVLKTSDIPLATCSSSNNHVCCDVINGPSNGVETEMPAQLAKLYTANTPEAIEFGQCIRSYNNMFAFTSLGVHSDKELNKRDRGIYAFRVQGQMYHFLNPLVPMDDHKPSNVQLYYFDTEHEIANRMAISNKFRETILEQLQQILDHNPYAVFFRSLRGFEDIYNHKIFLNSHPSLDQRVYNTPTISQVATIWTENDLNIGDSSQHIQVYPRSGRPQIIKDYFGYYDTLQYPLIFARGETGWHEGIQRIFKDQQSVQDSLTCQGHDIHIGHCSSAEEIISAENAVLQKRKKKRNTVCREYYCYKFQMCQIDKSLLLHCGRLFQQFCIDTYVKIESARLDFHRNRQRQIRTDVYQGILDSIANGETSASNVSKRIYLPASFIGGPRDMKRIYMDAMTLVQKYGKPDIFLTMTCNPAWPEIKKHLSNGEEAHNRPDVTLRVFRAKLEMLRNDIIKKGLFGKVATYTYVIEFQKRGLPHAHFLIILANGCKLDSPEAYDRVISAELPDPASFPYLHSIVVAHMLHGPCGTTNKNSPCMKQNRKCRFAYPKEFAEFTRHNKDSYPLYMRRHNGNTVTAHHFQFDNRWVVSYNPYLLAKYDCHINVEVCSTIEAVKYIYKYIYKGHSKILYQLNEVENDGAIDEIKNFQSGRWICAPEATWRVFAFDLSNLNPSVMALQIHLEGEQSMVFNEDDILERVAVDERMSRTMLTEFFWMNSVDARAQALKCLYKEFPQHFVWNATHRIWEPRQRRSTIGRLTTVHPTQGEKYYLRMLLRHVKGPMSYESLKHIGSRTASTFREAAEILGLLKTDDSAEQCLLEVKFEPYLSKDISRDKSLSPEQTKLKVLQLIDSHLQYMGKHLADFNIAVLDTNAFSIQRDTQEIEAELDIKVSAEDIALVALLNDHQ from the exons ATGTGTCTACGCAAGAATCATCGTCGTAGGGAAGCTAGGGCGTCTATGCTTGACCCAATGGTTCACACTAAAAATCCAGCTAAACTTCGAAGCAACAATATTGTATCCTCGACTCCAGTATCACTACTTTCTGAGAATCAGCTGTCTGATGCTTCAGAAAACATAAGCCTATCGCTTCCTGTGCTATCCGAAGATGTCCTCAAAACATCTGACATACCTTTAGCAA CCTGTTCATCTTCTAACAACCATGTCTGCTGTGATGTTATAAATGGACCGAGTAATGGAG TTGAGACAGAGATGCCAGCTCAGTTAGCAAAACTGTACACTGCTAATACTCCTGAAGCAATCGAATTTGGCCAATGTATTAGAAGCTATAATAATATGTTCGCATTCACGTCTCTGGGAGTTCATTCTGATAAAGAGTTGAATAAGAGAGACAGAGGAATCTATGCATTCAGAGTACAGGGCCAAATGTACCATTTTCTCAATCCCCTGGTTCCAATGGACGACCAcaaaccatcaaatgtacagtTATACTATTTTGATACTGAGCATGAAATTGCGAATCGGATGGCCATTTCTAATAAATTTCGAGAAACTATTCTGGAACAGCTGCAGCAAATTCTGGATCACAATCCCTATGCTGTATTTTTTCGCAGTTTAAGAGGCTTTGAAGACATTTATAACCATAAAATTTTCTTAAACTCGCACCCTTCTCTAGACCAGCGTGTGTATAACACTCCAACAATCTCTCAAGTGGCTACCATATGGACAGAAAATGACCTTAATATAGGAGATTCTTCTCAGCATATACAGGTCTATCCAAGGAGTGGTAGACCACAAATCATTAAAGACTACTTTGGATATTATGACACGTTACAGTATCCCTTAATTTTTGCAAGAGGTGAGACTGGATGGCATGAAGGTATACAAAGAATTTTTAAAGATCAGCAGTCTGTACAAGATTCCTTGACATGTCAGGGCCATGATATCCATATAGGCCATTGTTCTTCTGCAGAGGAAATAATTTCAGCTGAGAATGCAG TTttacagaaaagaaagaaaaaaaggaacacTGTCTGTCGTGAATACTATTGCTACAAGTTTCAAATGTGCCAAATTGACAAATCCTTGTTATTGCACTGTGGGAGACTCTTCCAGCAATTCTGTATCGATACATATGTGAAGATAGAATCAGCAAGGCTGGATTTTCATCGAAATAGGCAACGACAAATCAGAACAGATGTTTACCAAGGAATTTTAGACAGCATTGCAAATGGAGAAACCTCTGCATCAAACGTTAGTAAACGAATATATTTGCCTGCTTCTTTTATTGGAGGTCCTCGAGATATGAAACGAATATACATGGACGCTATGACCCTGGTTCAAAAGTATGGAAAACCTGACATATTCTTAACAATGACCTGTAATCCAGCTTGGCCTGAGATCAAGAAGCATCTATCTAATGGCGAAGAAGCACACAACAGACCTGATGTAACATTAAGAGTATTTCGCGCCAAACTAGAGATGCTCAGAAATGATATTATCAAAAAAGGGCTTTTTGGCAAAGTTGCAACATACACTTATGTTATAGAATTTCAGAAAAGAGGCCTTCCACATGCACATTTTTTGATAATCCTTGCAAATGGATGCAAATTGGACTCACCTGAAGCTTATGATCGAGTTATATCTGCAGAATTACCGGATCCAGCTTCTTTCCCTTACCTCCATTCTATTGTGGTTGCTCATATGTTGCATGGACCATGTGGAACAACTAATAAAAACAGCCCATGTAtgaaacaaaatagaaaatgcaGATTTGCCTATCCAAAGGAGTTTGCTGAATTCACAAGACATAATAAGGATTCATATCCTCTTTACATGCGCCGTCATAATGGAAACACTGTCACAGCTCATCACTTCCAGTTTGACAATCGTTGGGTTGTTTCCTACAATCCATACTTACTTGCCAAGTATGATTGTCACATCAATGTTGAAGTTTGTTCCACAATTGAAGctgttaaatatatttacaaatatatctaCAAAGGACACTCAAAGATCCTGTATCAGCTTAATGAAGTAGAGAATGATGGAGCAATTGacgaaataaaaaatttccaatctGGACGTTGGATATGTGCACCTGAAGCAACATGGCGAGTATTTGCTTTCGACCTCAGTAACTTGAATCCATCTGTCATGGCACTGCAGATACATTTAGAAGGAGAACAGTCAATGGTTTTCAATGAAGATGATATTCTGGAGAGAGTTGCAGTGGATGAACGAATGTCACGAACTATGCTGACAGAATTTTTTTGGATGAATAGTGTAGATGCACGTGCACAGGCCCTAAAATGTCTTTATAAAGAATTTCCTCAGCATTTTGTATGGAATGCAACTCACAGAATATGGGAACCGAGACAAAGAAGAAGCACAATTGGAAGACTAACTACAGTGCATCCAACTCAAGGTGAAAAGTACTACTTACGGATGTTACTAAGGCATGTCAAAGGGCCTATGTCTTATGAAAGTCTAAAACACATTGGTTCACGAACAGCTTCAACTTTCAGAGAAGCTGCAGAAATTCTAGGCTTATTAAAGACTGATGATAGTGCAGAACAATGTTTACTTGAAGTT AAATTTGAACCATACCTGTCTAAAGATATTTCTAGAGACAAGTCTTTATCACCTGAGCAGACAAAACTAAAAGTTCTCCAGCTCATTGACTCTCACCTGCAATATATGGGCAAACATCTTGCTGATTTCAACATAGCTGTCCTTGACACTAATGCCTTTTCCATTCAAAGAGACACACAAGAAATAGAAGCCGAGCTCGACATCAAAGTTTCTGCTGAAGACATAGCATTAGTTGCTCTTCTCAATGATCATCAATGA